A genomic region of Gemmata massiliana contains the following coding sequences:
- a CDS encoding histidine kinase yields the protein MAGDRATVRRVAGFAETGRISGNSAANAERAREMMGRQLSHMIRLVDDLLDVSRINQNKMELRRSRVLLADVISSAVETARPRSTTPGTS from the coding sequence TTGGCGGGCGATCGTGCTACCGTCCGGCGGGTGGCCGGGTTCGCGGAGACCGGCCGGATCTCCGGTAATAGCGCAGCGAACGCGGAACGTGCCCGCGAGATGATGGGCCGGCAGCTCTCGCACATGATCCGCCTGGTGGACGACCTGTTGGACGTGTCCCGCATCAACCAGAACAAGATGGAGCTGCGCCGCTCTCGTGTGCTGCTGGCCGACGTGATCAGCAGCGCCGTCGAGACGGCCCGGCCCAGATCAACGACGCCGGGCACGAGCTGA
- a CDS encoding DNA alkylation repair protein, with product MAKKAAGTPTKTKGAKPTQTVDGVLEQLKALGNEATRKQNAKWAYGGIQSGATQFGVKHGDIRMLAKTIGPDHALALSLWDTRNVDAQLLACLLMKPEMLSAADVDRLVRSITFAHVADWLHTNAIKEHPDKEALRQQWMTADNCWSARAGWGITSGRVAKSPEGLDLPALLDRIEAEMGSAAPAVQWTMNSTLAAIGINHPKLRKRAIAIGEKLGVYRDYPCSKGCTSPFAPIWINEMVKRQG from the coding sequence ATGGCGAAGAAGGCAGCCGGCACCCCGACGAAAACGAAGGGTGCCAAGCCGACACAGACCGTGGACGGCGTGCTCGAACAGTTGAAAGCCCTGGGCAACGAGGCGACTCGGAAGCAGAACGCTAAGTGGGCCTATGGCGGCATTCAATCCGGTGCCACGCAGTTCGGCGTCAAGCACGGCGACATCCGGATGCTGGCGAAGACGATCGGCCCCGACCACGCGCTGGCCCTATCGCTGTGGGACACTCGGAACGTCGACGCTCAACTTCTGGCGTGCCTCCTGATGAAGCCCGAGATGCTGTCGGCAGCCGACGTCGATCGACTGGTGCGGTCCATCACCTTCGCTCATGTCGCGGACTGGCTGCACACCAACGCGATCAAGGAACACCCGGACAAGGAGGCGCTCCGCCAGCAGTGGATGACCGCGGACAACTGTTGGTCCGCCCGTGCCGGGTGGGGGATCACGTCCGGCCGGGTGGCGAAGAGTCCGGAGGGGTTAGACCTTCCCGCGCTGCTGGACCGCATCGAGGCCGAGATGGGGAGCGCTGCCCCTGCCGTGCAGTGGACGATGAACAGCACCCTGGCGGCCATCGGCATCAACCACCCGAAACTCCGCAAGCGAGCCATCGCCATCGGGGAGAAGCTGGGGGTGTACCGCGACTACCCCTGCTCGAAGGGCTGCACTTCGCCGTTCGCCCCAATCTGGATCAACGAGATGGTGAAGCGACAGGGCTGA
- a CDS encoding pYEATS domain-containing protein: MALFAEAEANIWTALPSILWVGFAAVALFALRKPLGELLSHLLTRVRAGAPMKFGAFEFGAIRAEQHSVPTPISYSSAIPEGGLEAAEPHEGQPTQEEMELSMARDQHKEATKHLMLVHRLFLSAKQGQIYDALIYVVPTRSGSLAGVTRVDYFFGRYWGNKIFTSADRSRGFPILTSAYGAFLCCARVWMNDGTSALLVRHIDFEMGAYAPVLAAETEPKKP; the protein is encoded by the coding sequence ATGGCTCTCTTCGCCGAGGCCGAGGCCAATATCTGGACTGCCCTGCCGTCCATCCTCTGGGTTGGGTTTGCTGCAGTGGCACTCTTCGCACTCCGCAAGCCCCTCGGTGAGCTACTGAGCCACCTCCTCACCCGCGTGCGTGCGGGTGCCCCGATGAAGTTCGGTGCGTTTGAGTTCGGCGCGATCCGGGCAGAGCAGCACTCGGTTCCGACTCCGATCAGCTACAGCAGCGCGATACCCGAAGGGGGTCTGGAAGCCGCGGAGCCGCACGAGGGGCAGCCGACACAGGAAGAAATGGAACTATCGATGGCCCGTGACCAGCACAAGGAGGCGACGAAGCACCTGATGCTCGTACACCGCCTTTTCCTGAGCGCGAAGCAGGGGCAGATCTACGACGCCCTCATTTACGTGGTGCCGACCCGTAGCGGGAGTTTAGCCGGGGTGACGAGGGTCGATTATTTCTTCGGCCGGTACTGGGGTAACAAGATCTTCACCTCGGCGGACCGCAGTAGGGGCTTCCCGATCTTGACCTCTGCGTACGGGGCGTTCCTCTGCTGCGCCCGGGTCTGGATGAACGACGGGACGAGCGCACTGCTGGTCCGTCATATCGACTTTGAGATGGGTGCATATGCTCCCGTGCTGGCGGCAGAGACGGAGCCCAAGAAGCCCTAA
- a CDS encoding endonuclease/exonuclease/phosphatase family protein — MRIASFNVENLFSRARAMNQDDWAEGKPILTEFSKLNVILGKDTYTAVDKTAILTSLENLGVSESDENKFVNLRQNRGQLVKRPASGNVVVANGRGDWIGWLALKTEAVNETATRMTAQVIKDVNADILAVVEAEDRIALTRFNDQLLEPIGSRYSGIMLIDGNDDRGIDVGLLTKGTAAVESIVSHVDDADGDSRIFSRDCPEFTVRISPAETILVVVNHLKSKGYGSPAASNARRKAQAKRVREIYDQRRAAGVNLIAIAGDFNDTPASDPLKPLLGDGSDLKDIFDHPAFVGDGRLGTYANGTASNKIDYLLFSPALFARVTGGGVFRKGVWGGVNGTLFPHYDEMAQASHAASDHAAIWADFN, encoded by the coding sequence GTGAGGATCGCATCGTTCAACGTCGAGAACCTGTTCTCCCGCGCCCGGGCCATGAACCAGGACGACTGGGCGGAGGGGAAGCCGATCCTGACGGAGTTCAGCAAGCTGAACGTGATCCTGGGTAAGGACACCTACACGGCGGTGGACAAGACGGCGATCCTGACTTCACTTGAGAATTTGGGCGTGAGTGAGAGCGACGAGAACAAGTTCGTCAACCTCCGGCAGAACCGTGGGCAGCTCGTGAAGCGGCCTGCGAGCGGAAACGTGGTCGTCGCGAACGGGCGTGGGGATTGGATCGGGTGGCTGGCCCTCAAGACCGAGGCCGTGAACGAGACCGCCACGCGGATGACCGCGCAGGTCATTAAGGACGTGAACGCTGACATCCTTGCGGTAGTCGAGGCCGAGGACCGAATCGCTCTGACCCGGTTCAACGACCAGCTCTTGGAGCCGATCGGCTCCCGGTACAGCGGGATCATGCTTATCGACGGAAACGACGACCGGGGGATCGACGTCGGACTGCTGACGAAGGGAACCGCGGCGGTCGAGTCTATCGTGAGCCACGTCGACGACGCGGACGGCGATAGCCGGATCTTCAGCCGGGACTGCCCGGAGTTCACGGTGCGGATCAGCCCGGCCGAGACGATCCTGGTCGTGGTCAATCACCTCAAGAGCAAGGGCTACGGCAGCCCTGCCGCATCGAACGCCCGCCGCAAGGCGCAAGCCAAGCGGGTACGGGAGATTTACGACCAGCGCAGGGCGGCAGGGGTCAACCTGATCGCGATCGCCGGCGACTTCAACGACACCCCGGCCAGCGACCCGCTCAAGCCCCTGCTCGGGGACGGCTCCGATCTGAAGGACATCTTCGACCACCCCGCGTTCGTCGGAGACGGGCGGCTGGGGACGTATGCGAATGGCACAGCGTCGAACAAAATCGACTACCTGCTGTTCTCCCCGGCGTTGTTCGCACGCGTGACCGGTGGGGGCGTCTTCCGCAAGGGTGTGTGGGGCGGTGTGAATGGGACGCTGTTCCCGCACTACGACGAGATGGCGCAGGCGTCGCACGCGGCCTCGGACCACGCGGCCATCTGGGCGGATTTTAACTGA
- a CDS encoding alpha amylase C-terminal domain-containing protein, translated as MPASLAHITSGTPMGANLIADGATFRVWAPNAVSVYVLGEFNNRTKDDSSLLTKDANGHWRGFIPGAKDRHRYIFHIDGTGSTGPKRDPYARELQSPFPSDCVLRTTDFPWHETGFVTPRFHNFVIYQLHVGTFYTPNWPRKAGTFLDVARKIPHLSALGVTVLQLLPIQEFQTEFSLGYNGTDYFSPEMDFAVEDADLQPYVDEVNKLLDAKGLARYQTADLRGEMNQLKALIDLCHIHGLAAILDVVYNHAGGEFGEQSLWFFDRQPTSGGKKNSLYFNGREHAGGEVFDFGKSEVRDFLIQNAKFFLDEYRVDGFRYDQVSVIDHDGWPDGWSFCQDLTSTLNHHRPSAIDHAEYWNVNPWVVKRPGDGGAGFDTTLTDGLRIAIRDVIGNAAQPDERPLNMTRLADSLWPDGFPQQWRFVQGPENHDIVYRDREQRIARLGDFNNPRSWYGRSRARVATGICLTAPGIPMLFMGQEFLEDKQWADDLKHHANLLLHWAGVEAGDKQMLDHIRFTRELLALRWRQPGLRGEGFRPVHAHDQNRVLAFHRWVPGEGRDVMVVVHLSTYNRFDYRIGFPGGGEWREVFNSDVYENWVNSSVAGNGGRIFADETPMHGFDHSASLLLPANSVLVFARG; from the coding sequence ATGCCAGCTTCTCTCGCCCATATCACGTCCGGTACCCCAATGGGGGCAAATCTGATCGCCGACGGGGCGACGTTTCGGGTATGGGCTCCCAACGCAGTCAGCGTGTACGTCCTGGGCGAGTTCAATAACCGCACCAAGGACGACTCCAGCTTGCTAACCAAGGATGCGAACGGCCACTGGCGCGGGTTCATTCCGGGTGCGAAAGATCGGCACCGGTACATCTTCCACATCGACGGCACCGGCAGCACCGGCCCGAAACGCGATCCTTACGCTCGCGAGCTGCAATCGCCCTTTCCCAGCGATTGCGTCCTCCGCACCACGGACTTCCCGTGGCACGAGACCGGGTTCGTTACCCCGCGGTTCCACAACTTCGTGATCTACCAGCTCCACGTCGGCACCTTCTACACGCCGAACTGGCCGCGAAAGGCCGGCACCTTCCTGGACGTGGCACGTAAGATCCCGCACCTCTCAGCACTTGGGGTGACCGTCCTCCAGCTCCTGCCGATTCAGGAGTTCCAAACGGAGTTCAGTCTCGGGTACAACGGCACCGACTACTTCTCGCCCGAGATGGACTTCGCCGTTGAGGACGCCGACCTCCAGCCCTATGTCGACGAGGTCAACAAGCTGCTCGATGCAAAGGGGCTGGCCCGGTATCAGACGGCAGACCTCCGCGGCGAGATGAACCAGCTTAAGGCCCTGATCGACCTCTGCCACATCCACGGATTGGCGGCGATCCTGGACGTCGTCTACAACCACGCCGGCGGCGAATTCGGGGAACAGAGCCTGTGGTTCTTCGACCGTCAGCCGACGTCCGGGGGCAAGAAGAACTCACTGTATTTCAACGGCCGTGAACACGCGGGCGGGGAGGTGTTCGACTTCGGCAAATCGGAGGTCCGTGACTTCCTGATTCAGAACGCCAAATTCTTCCTCGACGAGTACCGGGTCGACGGGTTCCGGTATGACCAGGTGAGCGTCATCGACCACGACGGGTGGCCAGACGGGTGGTCGTTCTGCCAGGACTTGACATCCACCCTCAACCACCACCGCCCGAGCGCGATCGACCATGCCGAGTACTGGAACGTCAACCCGTGGGTAGTCAAGCGGCCGGGCGACGGGGGAGCCGGGTTCGACACGACACTTACCGACGGGCTGCGGATCGCGATCCGCGACGTGATCGGCAACGCTGCCCAGCCCGACGAGCGGCCTCTCAACATGACACGGCTGGCCGACAGCCTCTGGCCCGACGGGTTCCCGCAGCAGTGGCGATTCGTGCAGGGGCCGGAGAACCACGACATCGTGTACCGGGACCGAGAGCAGCGGATCGCTCGGCTGGGTGATTTCAACAACCCCCGGTCCTGGTACGGCCGCAGCCGGGCACGGGTGGCGACCGGGATTTGCCTGACGGCGCCGGGCATTCCGATGCTGTTCATGGGGCAGGAGTTCTTGGAAGACAAGCAGTGGGCGGACGACCTGAAGCACCACGCGAACCTACTCCTGCACTGGGCAGGGGTGGAGGCGGGCGACAAGCAGATGCTCGACCACATCCGATTCACCCGGGAGCTGCTTGCTCTCCGCTGGCGGCAGCCGGGCCTCCGGGGCGAGGGGTTCCGTCCCGTCCACGCCCACGACCAAAACCGGGTGCTGGCTTTCCACCGGTGGGTGCCGGGGGAAGGGCGCGACGTGATGGTGGTCGTCCACCTCTCGACGTACAACCGATTCGACTACCGGATCGGATTCCCGGGCGGCGGGGAGTGGCGGGAGGTGTTCAACAGCGACGTGTACGAGAACTGGGTCAATTCAAGCGTCGCAGGTAACGGCGGGCGGATCTTCGCCGACGAGACACCCATGCACGGGTTTGACCACTCAGCCTCGTTGTTGCTGCCGGCGAACAGCGTTCTTGTTTTCGCGCGGGGGTGA